In Acidobacteriota bacterium, a single genomic region encodes these proteins:
- a CDS encoding ketol-acid reductoisomerase (catalyzes the formation of (R)-2,3-dihydroxy-3-methylbutanoate from (S)-2-hydroxy-2-methyl-3-oxobutanoate in valine and isoleucine biosynthesis) yields MKVYYDKDADLSLIKGKNVTIVGYGSQGHAHALNAKDSGLDVVVGLREGSASWQ; encoded by the coding sequence ATGAAAGTTTATTACGACAAGGACGCCGACCTCTCCCTGATCAAGGGCAAGAACGTCACCATCGTTGGCTACGGCTCCCAGGGCCACGCCCACGCACTCAACGCGAAGGACTCAGGCCTCGACGTGGTCGTCGGCCTCCGTGAAGGATCGGCCAGCTGGCAGG
- a CDS encoding 2-dehydro-3-deoxygalactonokinase produces MKHDTLICPLLCIDTGTTNTRVWLTQGARVLAQARAAVGVRDTARDGSPARLHEALRDLLAKVSGGQPTLRAVLAAGMITSPLGLAEVPHVAAPATLPDLIAGTQRHVFPHITDLPVWLVPGVRSGPLQCDAATIGSADVMRGEETLCLGLTALGLLPPASTLLNLGSHWKLIRLDEQSRIVASVTSLSGELIHTTQTQTILASAVPTGKPETIDEHWLQAGMREARQAGVARALFCVRLLEQRTATTAKQRMSFLLGVYLASDLDGMLRQGLLQAGQPVVLTGGGAVAAAWQGALRELAIPATQLSEDDIEQAFLTGLRQIAAGVLG; encoded by the coding sequence ATGAAGCACGACACCTTGATTTGCCCTCTGCTCTGTATAGACACCGGCACGACCAACACGCGCGTCTGGCTGACCCAGGGCGCGCGCGTCCTCGCGCAAGCCCGCGCCGCCGTCGGCGTGCGCGACACGGCGCGCGACGGCTCGCCCGCGCGTTTGCACGAAGCCTTGCGCGACTTGCTTGCCAAAGTCAGCGGCGGGCAACCAACACTGCGCGCCGTACTGGCCGCCGGGATGATTACTTCGCCGCTCGGCCTGGCCGAAGTGCCGCACGTCGCCGCGCCCGCCACATTGCCGGATTTGATTGCGGGCACGCAACGGCACGTCTTCCCGCACATCACGGACTTGCCCGTCTGGCTCGTACCCGGCGTGCGTTCGGGGCCGTTGCAATGCGACGCCGCAACCATCGGCAGTGCGGATGTGATGCGCGGCGAAGAGACGCTTTGTCTTGGGCTAACGGCGCTCGGCCTGCTGCCGCCCGCGTCAACGCTGCTCAATCTCGGCTCGCATTGGAAACTGATTCGCCTGGACGAACAGTCACGCATCGTCGCCAGCGTGACCAGCCTGAGCGGCGAGTTGATCCACACCACGCAAACGCAAACCATCCTCGCCAGCGCGGTGCCCACCGGTAAACCTGAAACTATTGACGAACACTGGCTCCAAGCGGGCATGCGCGAAGCCCGCCAAGCCGGTGTGGCGCGGGCGTTGTTCTGTGTGCGTTTGCTGGAACAGCGCACGGCCACGACGGCAAAGCAGCGCATGTCATTTTTGCTCGGCGTTTATCTGGCTTCGGATTTGGATGGGATGTTGCGGCAGGGTTTGTTGCAAGCGGGCCAGCCGGTCGTGCTGACGGGCGGTGGCGCGGTGGCGGCGGCCTGGCAAGGGGCGTTGCGCGAACTGGCGATCCCGGCCACGCAACTCAGCGAGGATGACATCGAGCAAGCCTTCCTGACTGGCTTGCGGCAAATTGCGGCGGGCGTACTCGGCTAA
- a CDS encoding bifunctional 4-hydroxy-2-oxoglutarate aldolase/2-dehydro-3-deoxy-phosphogluconate aldolase produces MNTSSTFEQIAAGRLIAILRGDFGGRESELVTVLHAAGLTAVEVTLNSPNALTTIQRLAAQFGARMAIGAGTVLTVAEVAQAVDVGARFIVSPNRNAAVIAATKQRGLVSLPGCFTPSEIVEALDAGADAIKIFPANTLGPTYVKAVRAPLTQARLVPTGGVTPEQAREYLAAGAWALGIGSELVGKDVWQAGNFELLQRRAAEFVSAVKESAPYQ; encoded by the coding sequence ATGAACACATCTTCAACCTTTGAACAAATCGCCGCGGGCCGGCTGATCGCCATCCTGCGCGGGGATTTTGGCGGACGCGAGAGTGAGTTGGTCACCGTCTTACACGCAGCAGGCCTGACCGCCGTCGAAGTCACGCTCAATTCACCCAACGCGCTGACCACGATTCAACGGCTCGCCGCGCAGTTCGGCGCACGGATGGCCATCGGCGCGGGCACAGTGTTGACCGTCGCCGAAGTCGCGCAGGCGGTTGACGTGGGGGCACGCTTCATCGTTTCGCCTAATCGCAACGCCGCCGTCATCGCCGCAACCAAACAACGCGGCCTCGTTTCCCTGCCCGGCTGCTTCACGCCCTCCGAGATTGTCGAGGCTCTGGACGCGGGCGCCGACGCAATCAAAATCTTTCCGGCAAATACGCTCGGCCCGACTTATGTTAAAGCCGTGCGCGCGCCGCTCACGCAAGCGCGGCTTGTCCCGACGGGCGGCGTCACGCCCGAACAGGCCCGTGAATATTTGGCGGCGGGCGCGTGGGCGCTGGGCATTGGTTCCGAACTCGTCGGCAAGGATGTCTGGCAAGCCGGCAATTTTGAATTGCTGCAACGTCGCGCGGCGGAATTCGTCAGCGCCGTGAAAGAGAGCGCCCCTTACCAATGA